Genomic segment of Arachis hypogaea cultivar Tifrunner chromosome 16, arahy.Tifrunner.gnm2.J5K5, whole genome shotgun sequence:
ttttatggcATCAAATTTATTTGGTTTTTTACGATATATCTCTCAATTCGACAGATCAAAGATTAATTCGTCACAGATCGAAAGagttttatttaagagtttgttaTTAGCCAATAGCCCAATAAATTACTATATACACAAGGTGAAATTCGAACTCCCAATACTTActtaaataaactaataaattaactattagacCAATTCAATTTAGTTATGATATCAAATTTATAGGCATAAACTTTTCCCGACTGATTTTATattgagttaatttttttattaaaattatattttcttaaaataatattaactatgcaaaaaattaattattttattatatgggACCATGATACACGTCTCTTTTATTTTGGCATagttatttaatataattgtaaaattaattatttatataaaaacttTTATAAGCAATAATAGCCTATAGTCTATGTATAAAAGGATATATTTCGAGAAGTCTACGATTATTTCAATAAATTGCCGTGTAGAGGATATCAAGAGAATGCAAAAGGCAATGGAGTGTGTAGTGGAGAGTCTGCATATTACTTATTTCAATGTTTTATTTGGTACAAGttcaaaaaaagtaaaaatatgaaAGTCTATCATagacataatttaaaaataaaattaagttttTAGATGTCAAATCTGCTCTTTAAAACAAGCAGGGCTATAATAATAAAATCGataattaacatatttttaatatattttttgaaattatttaaaatgtcaaaaataatgaaaaaaaaaagataattttcatacaaaaattaaaGGAGTATAAAAATTTAGGTATTGTCGTattggaaaaataaagataaaaaatgttGCAATACTCTTTAATTACTGATAgagatttttttatgagaatgaaCCACTATAAAAAAGAggaatttggatcttctaaattttaaatttgtactttagaAGGTAAAATATGATCTTCTACTTTTAAatagtttctctctcatatttattcttggtcccacctataaaataaatggtgagaaatcatactttattctctaaagtgaaattcaaactttagagaatctaAATCCAAAAAAGAGTGGTTATCTCTTATCATGATATTAATTTGAGTTTGCATGATTAGAATCATGACTGTAAAAAAAGTTAAATGGACTATAGAAGGATATTATTTGTATCATGACCCAAACCAAATTATGATTGGCAcgtgaaaaacaaattttttcaGTAAGCTAACTAACTAAATTTAtagaaaaatggataaagtttaTTTTATCAACTAAATCTCTATTTTGGTCCGTGAGATTCATACGATTATCTATTTTGGtttgtgaaatttaaaattacttatatTGGTCCTTTAGATTTAAGTCAGGGCACCAATGTGATCCTTCGACTCTTTCTAGCGATGACTAGATAAAAGGAATGCTGAGATGGCACCCTCTTTGCCACGTTGGATGATGAATAAATGACTTCGTTTATCCTTGGCATCCAAACAAGTCAGAAATATCGTCATTTTGTATATGAAGGAAGAAGAAACGATGGAGAGCAAAAATaaagtattcttcttcttctctacctcTACTATTCTTCATTTTTGATTTGTTTGGGCGCCAAgaataaacgacgtcgtttactcATCATCCAACGTGACAGGGAGGGTGCCATCTCAACACTCCGTTTGCCTAATCATCGCTGAAAAGAGTTGAGAGACCATATTGGTGTCCGGACTTGAATATGGAGGATTAGtataggtaattttgaatttgggggaccaaattgagtaaacacgtgaatctcagggaccaaaATGGGAATTTAGTCCCTTTATCTCTAAGATTTTGCCAATTGAATATTATCCTCCAATATCAATAATAAACATCTATTTCtaacagcaacaataacataTTCTAAATATGTTCACAAACCAAACATATCAAAAGTCACATTATGTATATTAAGTTGATAACTAAAGCATATTGTTGAATTCATAAGTCTTACATAACCAAATCATATAATTACTATCTAAACAGTTTGAGATTCAAAATAACATAACCCACACGAGGACTCTTCCTGTGACATATAGAGCATTACATTATCTAAATTTTTGTGCAAAAGTTCCATTACATACAAATATAGACCTTGGATAGAAGAAGGATTCACCAAAATGACTAACCTGCTGTAGGGCGGGTGGAATGGAACCTGGATTAACACTTGTAACTGAAAATATGAGAATATGATAGGGTGAATTTTGCAACTTAAGGAGCAAACATTATATCTGTAATCCACACAAGACGatacaaattttatcttgaaagttatattttctttttaactATAAGAAATTCATATTAAGTAAATacgcaaataaaaaaataagtaattaaatgaatGAATGCAATGGGAGTTCTCAttctaaaaatcaaatcaaatcgaaTGCCATacacttgggcggctccacctctaaaaCTAGCCTTTTTTTTCTAATATGCCCGTATGGtataacagatctaacgtgtggcctatACATTGGGCTAACAACGCCCTTGCTAGCTGAAGTCTACGCCAGATTCATCTAGGTTAACCTCAAAATCATCGTTAACTACGATTTTCTAGTTAGAGTTTTCCAAATCAATCTAAACTAATTCACTTATAACAAATCTCTAATGCTTGTAACATATTACcaaatttcataataaataaaataatataagaatgcatactaaaaatttaattaaagtttAACAAAGTCAAATGAAAAAATATGTATACTTTATAAAATATGTGAATATCGTctcgtgtgtatttttataaaattatgaattttttaaaaatcaatattcattccaataattcaaaaatcacacaatcaaatattttcaaatgctaaaaataatgattcaatttaaatattgataataatacaCTTTAAAATAATTATAGACATAATATTCACTCACAACTTACTTTGGAAGAACTGAAAGCAACTCTGAGTGCATCATCGAGCTACTAAATGATATCTAATAACTTTACAACTCTATAAATATAACAATTATAATATTTGTGAGCTAATAATATTGTCGATTAACACAATCTTACTCAATTTGATAAAACCTCCAAATTTTCTAGCCTAATAACTCTAATTTTGGATTTAAGTATACCCATAAGTATAGGAATGACATAAATTGAAGATAGAgctaattattgagtcaaagagTTACCTTGTCAATAATAATCGAAACTAAAAAATTGAATGCTTCATTCACTCATCAAACTGAAACTCCATGATTTAGTGTAATGAGAAATGAGACTTGAATAAATAGAGATAGAGTAGAAAAGGAGAATAAAGTAAGATGAAGCGAATTTGATAGTGTTGTGTATgagattgcaaaaaaaaaaggatatgaGAAGAGggaataaatgaaaaaaatggagagatgagaaaagaaagagataAGGCTGAGAATGAGGGGAAAATAGGGTTTGGGAGGcccaagaaaaaattaaaaaagataagtgGGGTCACGTGTTCTTCACATgccccttctcttcttttttctttcttctggtTATAACATTTTCCTCCTTAAGAAATTGGTTCCCGAATTTCGAACTCATATATTATGGTAGCTGTGATAGTTACCTTTAAACTCAAATAAATACGGATATTTGTCGCGCATGGTATCTTCAATTCCCAAGTTGCTTCTTCTGCTAAATAGTTTTTCCAAACAACTTTTACTAAGGCTATCTCCTTAGAATACAGTTTCTTTATTTAGCGATCAACTATAGCCACTGGCTCCTCTTAAAATGATAAATCCTCTTTTAACTCTATAGCTAGTGGTGCAAGCACATGAGATGGATCGGAAAGATATTTGCGCAACATTAATACGTAAAACACTAGATGAATTATAGACAATTCAGGCGGCAAAGCCAATCGGTAAGCAACTGCACCTATTCTATCCAATATCTCAAATGGACCAATGTAACGAGGACTAAGCTTGCCTCTTTTTTCAAACATCATCACTCCTTTCATAGGCGATACTCTGAGAAATACCTGATCACCTACTGAAAACTCTAAGTTATGCCTCCTATTATCAACATAAGTCTTCTGCCTACTGAAAGCTGCTAATAAGCATTATTTTATTAAGCAAACATTTTCAACTGCATCTTGTACTAAATTTGGCCCCACAAGCTTAATCTCACTAACCTCAAACCACTTAATAGATGATCTATATCTTCTTCTATAAAAAGCCTCAAATGGTGCCATTTGAATGCTAACTTGATAACTATTATTATAAGAGAACTCAATCAAAAGTAGATAATTGTCCCAATTTTTACTAAAATCTAGAACACAACACCCTAACATgtcttttaatatttgaatctTCCTCTTTGATTGTCCATCTATTTGAGGGTGAAAAGTTGTGCTAAGATCCACACGAGTTCTTAATGCTCTttgaaaatatttctaaaaatgaaAAGTGAACTGAGGTCCGTGATCTGAAAGAATGGACACTGAAATTCTATGTAACTTAACTATCTCATCGAGATAAAGTTATGTATATCGAGCTGCACTAAAGTTATTTTTATAGGAAGAAAGTGGGCTGACTTCGTCATTCTATCCACAATTACCCAAATTGAATCAAAACCTTTAAAGCTACGAGGTAAACCGGTTACAAAATCTATCGTAATCATTTTTCACATCTATTCAGATATCTCAAGTTGTTGTAATAACCCAGTAGGCCTATAATGTTCAGTTTTAATTTGTTAGCAAGTTAAGCAATGAGAAGAAAAAATTCCTATATCTCTCTTTATACCTTTTCACCAAAATAATTatttcaaatcttgatacatcttgTTAGAGCTTGGGTGAACTGTATACTTAGAATTGTTAGCCTCTTCCAAAATAGCTTTTTTCAAGTCGTGGTTATCTGGCACACATAAGCGGTGACCACAATATAAAATACCTTGATCAAGAGAAAAGTTCGAGTTCTTTCCATTACAAACATCATTCATAAGCTTTCTTAACTTTGGGTCATCACTTTGTGCAACCTTGATCTATTCTATCAGGGAGGATTGGGCCCAGACATGCGCTAGGAAAACTTTTGATTCTTCTATATCAAATTGGAGTCCACTAGCCTCAAGTTGGTAGACTTCTTCAACAATTGGTCTCTTTTCAAGAGTGACATCACTATAAGAAATGCACTGAGTACCGTCGGATTTAGCGTTACACATTAGCGTCGACTTTACCATCGGATTTAGCGATGGGTTTGATGTGGAATTCATCATGCCAAATAATTATCGACAGATATCCGCTTCTAATGGTAAAGCCGCTGGTAACTTTTGGTAGAAAACCACAACAAATAGGTGCCAAATTTAGCGTCAAAATTATCAGTAGAATAATCCGACGGTAAACACGTTTAATAGAATGTTGCGTCacacactttctctctctctctctctctctctctctctctctctctaaccacTCACCCTTCCACTCTCTCTAACCTTCTCTTTTCTCCTCTCCTTCAACCTCCTCCGCTACCGCTGCCGCAAACGTTGCAGTCGCTATTACAAACACTGTCGCCACTGATGTAAACGCCCCTACCGCCACTGCTGTAATGCTTCTGCCGCTTCTGCCGCCACTAAACCTCCACCTCTGCCTCTCTTATCTGTTTTCTCTTGTTTTGCATTCAAGGTTTTTTGTTTGAACTCTGTTTATTTCAAATTCTGTTACTtcaagttaattaattagttagtagagtttagttagtttaatttgctATTTTAGTTAATTTATGTGATTAGAATATGTTAGAATAGGTTAGATTAGGCTCTGAGATTACTGAAAAATGTTGAATTATTGAGCTGTTTGCTGATTCCTgctattaaaattatttgaaaaatgctTAAATGTATTAATAATGATTGAATTGTTTGTATGTTACCTTAATAATGgttgaaaaaattaataagttGAGAAGGGTTGATGGATATTTGGTTTGGATGAAAccgttgaaaaaattaaaattaggtttTCAAAAGTCTTAGAATTATGTTTAGGGTTGATAGACATTTGTGTTAATTGTGACATGAATACATTCCTcattaaaattcttattttaagtgTTTTGGGTTAtttgttgaattattttattatctataTATTTTCTCATATTTGTTATAATTAATTGTTGGGTTGCTGTATTTTTGTGCAAttgttaatttaaataattattttaatcttagtttatatttttgattttgtttagttGGCATTATGATAAATATTTATGGCCTTTACAAGAGAACTAATATAAACTAATGTACATATGCTAGCTTTTGAcacatattatatatgtatatattcattTTGGTTCTAATGAAAAAAATTTTTCTCCTTTAAAATTATTGTTTTATTGCTCTATAGGCACTTGTTAGCTTGCTAAACTAACCAAAAATACTTATTCatcctaatttaattattttaaaactaaaataccatgtaatttctttttttggttaatttaCTAAACTAAAACACTTTTAGAATTATTTGTGatttcttgagtttcttcttatattattatttattagtgtttgttattttattaatatgttattaatatatttgctATGCAGACGTGATGACAGGTAGCAGAGGTAGGCCAAGTGGGTCACGTGGTCGTGGTAGAGGGCGGGCTTCCACTAAATTCTCAGGACTGCCCAATCATCGCCCTCTATCCTGGCTACCCTGTCGACCCCTGTGACGTCACTGGCAGGTCTAGTGGACTAGGAATTCATTATGATTCTAAACTCGAATTGGATGCCTCCTTCTGCTACACCTCCCCTGCAGATGCAGCGACGATGTCGACAGAGCCTACGGTGGGTAACCTCCAGTTCCCCAGTAGGATGCCCTTCCACCACCGCCCGTCATCCGGCTGAGGATTTGGCTCAATGGCATGCAGTCATGAGTTCAATTTTTTAATCTTAAGTCTACGTgtttctatgtgtttgttaatgtGAGGCTTTTTTCCTGACAGGTTTACACCAAACCCCAATACTTGCACACAGGAGATCACCGAGGTCATTAAGTCCATGTATGACCACCCATGGCTGACCTACACGCAGATCCTAGCTGCGACTAGAGAGCAATAGTTTtagaagtagacagtaagaacctaatttggtttgaattaattaacttatttaaactatattttattctGACAAACTTATCTTGGTGAATCACTTTGTGCAGTTAAAATTCATATGGGATGGAGAACACAATCTCATGATCAGGAAGATCTACGATCACCGAGCAGCTAAACGACTTCAGTAAATGTCGTTCATCAGGGGAAAGACCACCTAACATCATAGATCCGTTCAAATATCAAGAAGGAACCGGAGGCCTATTTTAAAGATAATGAGGGATTCAAGCATTACCGTCTGACGAACATCACTAACAAGGCTTTGCCCAGGTCATCGAGGTATACCGGTGGTTCGCCAACCTTCATGAAGACGAAGAGCAGACTGGTAAgaatttttggcattgtttaatGTTTTAGTAGTTACTTagattagttttttaatttgttcatttattttataagcatgtaattgatttataagcaTTCTTTTTCTGAATATGATCTTTGGTGTTAGCTTTGCTCTGTTGATATATACTTATATAGTCATGTATGAACTGAACTGAGCTGAGCTGATATAGAATGTTTGAACCATATACAAAATGGGTTCATAGTTGAACTGGTTCTAATACAGCTAGGGGTGAACGCGGATGACCAAAATTTCGATCCGATCTGCACTAAAATCATCAGATCGGATTCAATATCTGCAGTTTTTAAACTTGGAcccgatccaatccgatccgcacatttgcgaatcggatcggatcggatataggATATATctgcaaaacacaaaaatatttttaaaaggttatttttataaaaaatatcaataaaattcattttttctatttttttaaatatgtttacttttaaaataatattaaacatacttttcttaaataataaattaaaataatacaacatatataataattattagttgaaataaagcataaaaagaatatttacttatttatttctttatttttgcggatacctACACAAAATCCGCAATCTGATCCTATTAGTGTGTGGAtcggatctgatccgatccgataaCCTTGCAAATCGGATCTATATCTGCAATTTTCGAATCGGATTCGGATAAAAACCACATATATGAGGATctgatccgatccatgaacacccctagataCGGCTTGAATGGTTTATAATGTGTAAAAATcttgatttattttaatttagaatggTTAAACTAGGTTGTAAGCATGTAGGATGGTTGGTGTCTCTAGAATTGTAATAGGAAAGTGTTTTACCCAAAACATTTAGTATTTGTATTATAGCTTCCCAACTTCCTAACTTGAATTCATTTACCAAAGTTTGCTGTCATTTAActgaattttgtgaaaaaaatggggtgatgatgatgaagactaGAAGAatagtcaagaaaagaaaacactaCTCCATATCTAGCACTAAAGATAAAAGGGTATTTGTCATTCCAagctttttattgttctttttcttactttatttacttcttttaattttaatttctagtaGTTCAATCTCCTTCCAACTTGTTTAATTTCATATATCATTAATCGATTAGGTGCTATATGGTGTTGTTAATCCGAGATCATGAGAAATATTATGTATATCTATCTATAAGTATGTTAAGGGTTTGAAATATTTATTCATTTTGATGATGATACTTATAATAACCATATATAGCCAGTAGCTTGGGAATTATATGATGATGATCTTAGTTGTTAAATTTTGGATTATCATAATAATAAACAAGGATGatgattttaatatattttttttatttactgtaTTTTGGTTCATATATATTTGTCTGtcattgtttaatttgtttgtttattttattggttgatatattaatttgtagtcTAAGTTATTGGATCGTGAGGTGACACTGAcagagaccttcaagtatacccatATTTTTAAGGCaaacaaggagagatttgctgaCGAGCAGTCTGCGGTCCACtatgtgagtttaaattaatcttaagtTTCAACATTATTTGGTTTAAAGTCAATACTTTAACTATTATCCTAACCACAACTAACGTGTGTGACGCAGGAGGGATACACACAGAGGTTGGAGGCTACGACCCAGCAATCTCAGTTGCCTAGTGGGGACGACGAAGCTAGATCCGAGACCTCAGTGGTAGATCCTGATAGGGTTTGGCGCGAGACCACCTCTGAACCCCACAAGAATTGCCGCTTTGGGTTGGGGTCGTTCTTCGCCAGTGGCCTCCGCTCCTCTGCGTTAGTGGCTTCCTCTACCTCTACCTCTACCACCAGTCCTGCTAATCCCCAGAAAGTTGTCGACTTGAGGGAGGAGGTGCAGAAGCTAACACAGGAGCTTTACCAGCAAGTGGAGCAATCTGAGCAGAGGTATCGAGACCTTCTTGCATGAGTTGCCGTCAGCTCGGACCTGACGAAGAAGCTGGAGTAGCTCGATTGGTTGCAACAACAGATGGAGGAGTACATCCAGTAGATGCGCTGGAGGCAGCGGCGCTGCTGGTTTCAGTGGCAACGCTGCTAGTGGGGCACCAACAGCAGCACATACTCCTCCGCCTCAGCAAGGGAACCACGACATCGATGacgatgatgacaaatattaccGAAATCTGTAGGGGTTAGggttttatgcatttttgttTGTCCACTCTATTGTATTCCACATCTGTGACATTTTATTGTATTCagactatttattttttaataaaataatttgttaatttcTGCTAACTTTAAATTTCTTCGAATGGTTTTGTTAATAAGAGTCTACTAACTCTGGCTTAATTGTAACCAGTAACACAATCTCGCCAAATCCATTGAAGAAACCGACGGAAAGTCCACCGCCAATTAGCGTTGGACGAAAAAATCCGCCAATAAACAGTTTCCGTCGTCGTTTATACTATCAATTCAAGGACGACTgtaaatccgatggtaacttTTGTACCGGCAGATTTGTTTGATGAATCCGACGGTACTCAGTGCATTCCTTATAGTATATGGGCTAGGCTACCCATAGACTTCCTACTAAGGGCATCTGCTACAACATTTACCTTGCCAGGATGATACAAAATGGTACAATCATAATCCTTTAAAAACTCCATCCATCTTCGTTGcctcaaattcaaatctttttgttAGAATATATACTTTATATATCTCATAGATCTCACCATAAAGGTAATgtctccaaatctttaaagcaaaaACGACTGCTTCCATTTCCAAATCATAAGTTGGATAATTTTGTTCATGCTTCTTGAGTTGTCGTGAGGCATAAGTAATAACTTGACTGTGCCGCATTAATATACATCCAAATCCTATTCGAGATACATCACAAAAGACCAAAAATCCCCCAGACCAGGAAGGCAAAACAAGAACAGGTGCTGAGGTTAGACAAGCCTTAAGTGTTTGGAAACTTTCCTCACAAGCTTTTGATCATTGAAACTTTACATTCTTATAGGTTAACTTAGTCAATGATGTAGAAATCTTTGagaagttgatgagcggatattttatacgctttttggcatcattttcatgtagttttcattatgttttgtttagggtttataattttttcataagttttagtgcaaaattcacatttttggattctactttgagtttgtgtgttttatggtgatttcaggtattttctggctgaaattgaggaacttgagcaaaagtatgattcagagacagagaaaggactgcagatgttgtcaggatctgacctccgtgcactcaaaggagcttttctggagctacaaaagtccaaatggcgtgctctcaacggctatggaaagctaacatccagggctttttcaaaatatataatagttcatacttttctttagaaatgaaggcccaaaacttgcgttcaatgccagctaccAGCCACATTCCTCGAGTCCAACGCCCAcaggggagcagctggcgtccaacgcccaggaTGGAGTCCCTAGCCAGCATTCAACACCCCTAAAGGGTACTAGCTCGTAGGagacattcaagctcagcccaaacactcaccaagtgggctccataagtagatttttgcactacaagactagtttatcttattttctataaTGCTGAGTTACTagactagtatatatagaacaaagatcacccttgttagagATCTTGGCCCATTCGAACCtttaacttttattttctgtACAGTAatagtcactaacctcctaaggttaaggataggagctctactgagtttcatggatcaataatattactgttttaattcaatatgtatgattctattctcttatgcaacctcgttcttcatcttatgaattgagggtgacccgtgacaatcacccttatTCTACAGGGGTTCCGTGCGATTCCTGACCCAGATGGCGTTGAACTAAAGttagagattgcattgcggattccaatagagcatctgagcaactttggatatgtgacatgaaatcccaTTGACTATGGGTGCGTGAGGTCTCTGTGATGCTAAGGCTAAAGTCAGAGAAGCAGCACtttctgatctggaagatctgccttgtctgtggcaccttgagtaggatcgtgaaggagagtggattgcttagagcttcatcttctgctacagtgagaaacctagaggtggcttgataagaggacatgagtcatctcaaca
This window contains:
- the LOC112756917 gene encoding uncharacterized protein, yielding MVKSTLMCNAKSDAFSRQKTYVDNRRHNLEFSVGDQVFLRVSPMKGVMMFEKRGKLSPRYIGPFEILDRIGAVAYRLALPPELSIIHLVFYVLMLRKYLSDPSHVLAPLAIELKEDLSF